A single window of Lepeophtheirus salmonis chromosome 2, UVic_Lsal_1.4, whole genome shotgun sequence DNA harbors:
- the LOC121132544 gene encoding methylglutaconyl-CoA hydratase, mitochondrial has translation MSLSIGMLRDLSRGLVKYRGMLGTRSFASVEEDDVKVNRLEGNDSGILILGLNRPKAKNSWSKKLVNDFVNIIEDVKFDKSVRVLIICSTTPGIFCAGADLKERAKMDPSEVAPFVSKARKLLSEIESLAIPTIAALDGPALGGGLEMALACDIRTASKEAKMGLVETKLAIIPGAGGTQRLPRLVGPSKAKELMFTAKIFSGEEAERIGVVNQAVPQNSKGNAAFEKALEIAKEIIPNGPIGVKMSKVAVNKGMDVDLGSGLAIEEACYAQVIPTKDRLEGLTAFREKRKPEYTGE, from the exons ATGTCATTGTCCATTGGTATGCTTCGTGATTTATCTCGCGGGCTAGTGAAATATAGAGGAATGTTGGGGACGAGATCGTTTGCTAGTGTAGAAGAAGATGACGTTAAAGTGAATCGATTGGAAGGAAATGATTCTGGTATTCTTATTCTTGGACTTAATAGGCC AAAGGCCAAAAATTCATGGAGTAAAAAACTTGTTAACGATTTTGTGAATATCATTGAGGATGTCAAATTCGATAAGTCTGTACGTGTACTCATAATTTGCTCAACGACTCCTGGTATTTTCTGTGCAGGAGCTGATCTTAAAGAAAGAGCAAAAATGGACCCATCGGAAGTGGCTCCCTTTGTTTCCAAAGCAAGAAAACTCTTGAGTGAAATTGAATCTCTCGCTATCCCGACAATTGCAGCTCTTGATGGACCTGCCCTTGGGGGAGGACTTGAAATGGCCCTTGCATGTGATATTAGAACTGCCTCTAAAGAAGCTAAAATGGGTCTAGTGGAGACCAAACTTGCTATCATCCCTGGTGCAGGCGGGACTCAAAGATTGCCTCGTCTTGTTGGCCCATCTAAGGCTAAGGAATTAATGTTTACAGCCAAAATATTTAGCGGAGAGGAAGCTGAGAGA ATTGGCGTAGTAAATCAGGCAGTGCCCCAAAACTCGAAAGGGAATGCTGCATTTGAGAAGGCCCTAGAAATAGCAAAGGAAATCATTCCTAACGGTCCCATCGGTGTTAAAATGAGCAAAGTGGCTGTGAACAAAGGTATGGATGTTGACCTTGGATCTGGTCTAGCAATAGAAGAAGCGTGCTACGCACAAGTCATTCCCACTAAGGATAGATTGGAGGGCCTGACAGCCTtcagagaaaaaagaaaaccagAGTACACTGGAGAATAA
- the Usp14 gene encoding ubiquitin carboxyl-terminal hydrolase 14, which yields MPSYKVKVKWGKELYTDVSANTDEEPIVFKAQLYALTGVEPRRQKVMLKGSTLKDEGWTGLKLRDNATILMMGSKEEDIASTTQDCVKPKFIEDMDESELCSAMDLPAGLENLGNTCYLNATVQCLKTVPEFKEALSEYKGTLFMGPGKEAQSITASLRDLYEEMDQGGSASVTPAILLQVIHSAFPRFAEQTSRAGVFQQQDANECWVELLKMFQQKLPSKNNKNATSIIDQYFGGQFETETKCVENEEEPKTKSKETFLQYSCYIDKDVRFLSSGLKNRLSETITKFSSSLDRDAEYIKTLRISRLPSYLTVQMVRFHFKQRQAVNAKVLKDIKFPMMLDTFELCSEDLQQKLIPMRTKFKEYEDKLVSLSKTESREAVLKKDREAKEGKLQEYEPFYFEDDIGSNNSGYYELTAVLTHKGRSSNSGHYVAWIRHKGDTWMECNDQDVRPVHVDDVMKLSGGGDWHTAYLLLYAPRRLPKETEDKKVVEVEVSTESKPSEGMETN from the exons ATGCCTTCATACAAAGTAAAAGTGAAATGGGGGAAGGAGTTGTACACGGACGTCTCCGCCAACACGGATGAGGAGCCTATAGTGTTCAAGGCCCAGCTGTATGCCCTGACTGGAGTGGAGCCGCGACGACAGAAGGTGATGCTCAAAGGCTCCACTCTGAAGGACGAGGGTTGGACCGGACTCAAACTGCGTGACAATGCAACGATCCTCATGATGGGCTCCAAAGAAGAGGACATCGCCTCCACGACTCAGGACTGCGTGAAACCCAAATTCATCGAGGACATGGACGAGTCCGAACTCTGCTCCGCGATGGATCTCCCCGCAGGACTCGAAAATCTGGGCAACACTTGCTACTTGAATGCCACGGTCCAATGCCTCAAGACCGTGCCCGAGTTCAAGGAAGCTTTGTCTGAATACAAGGGAACGCTGTTTATGGGTCCTGGGAAAGAGGCTCAATCCATTACAGCCTCTCTGAGGGACTTGTACGAAGAGATGGATCAAGGCGGGTCTGCTTCAGTCACGCCGGCCATTCTGCTTCAAGTCATTCACTCCGCTTTTCCTCGCTTTGCGGAACAAACATCCCGCGCCGGAGTATTTCAACAACAGGATGCCAATGAGTGTTGGGTGGAACTCTTGAAAATGTTTCAGCAAAAGCTTCCTTCCAAGAACAATAAGAATGCGAC ATCTATCATTGATCAATATTTCGGGGGACAATTTGAAACAGAGACCAAATGTGTGGAAAATGAGGAGGAACCCAAAACTAAATCCAAGgaaacatttttacaatatagTTGCTACATCGATAAAGACGTTCGTTTCCTTAGCTCTGGTCTTAAAAAC AGATTAAGTGAAACTATCACTAAATTTAGCTCTTCACTTGATCGTGACGCGGAATATATCAAAACCTTAAGAATATCTCGGCTCCCCTCTTACTTGACCGTCCAGATGGTGCGTTTTCATTTTAAACAGCGTCAAGCTGTCAATGCCaaagttttaaaagatattaaatttcctaTGATGCTTGATACATTCGAACTGTGTTCCGAAGACCTTCAACAAAAACTGATACCGATGCGTACAAAGTTTAAA gaatatGAAGATAAGTTAGTGTCCCTATCAAAGACTGAGAGTAGGGAAGCTGTGTTAAAAAAGGACCGGGAAGCCAAGGAGGGGAAATTGCAAGAATACGAACCTTTTTACTTTGAGGATGATATCGGCTCAAACAATAGTGGTTACTATGAACTCACTGCGGTGCTTACTCACAAGGGGCGTTCTTCTAATTCTGGTCACTACGTAGCTTGGATTAGACATAAAGGTGATACATGGATGGAATGTAATGACCAAGATGTTAGACCTGTCCATGTTGATGATGTGATGAAACTCTCTGGCGGAG GCGATTGGCATACggcttatttattattatatgccCCTAGACGTCTCCCCAAGGAAACAGAGGACAAAAAAGTTGTTGAAGTCGAAGTTTCAACGGAAAGTAAACCCTCAGAAGGCATGGAAACTAATTAA